From Gammaproteobacteria bacterium, a single genomic window includes:
- a CDS encoding GIY-YIG nuclease family protein, giving the protein MQESAWYVYLLECSDRSLYTGVTTDLERRVAQHNGLLQGGSRYTRSRRPV; this is encoded by the coding sequence ATGCAAGAATCCGCCTGGTACGTTTACTTACTCGAATGCAGCGACCGCTCGCTTTATACGGGGGTCACCACCGACCTCGAACGGCGCGTCGCGCAGCACAACGGGCTGTTGCAGGGCGGTTCGCGCTATACCCGCAGCCGCCGTCCGGT